The window CGCTGGTAGCCGAGTTCCTCGGCGAGCGCCCGGATCACCGTGGCGGTGTCGGAGGCCACCCCGCTCCGTACGCTCTCGTCCGGGCTCAGTGCCCGTGACACCGTGGAGACGTGGACCCCCGCCTGCCGGGCTATCCGGGCCAGTGTGACCGGGGCGCGACCGGTCTGTGCACCGGCCCCCGCCCGCGCTCCCTGCCGATCCACGCTGGCTGTCCCTCTTCTCGTTTCGTCCGGGTTCTTCTCGGTGTCTCTCGACGGTTCCCGGGTTTCGCCGGGCTCCTGCCGGAACCCGCGGGTGCCCCCGCGTCGCGCCCTTGAGCTTCGCACATCCCCGAACCGTCCGGCCAGACAAGTGTGAGGCAACCCATTGACCCGCCGCAATCGTTTGCATAGCCTCTGCGCAATCGATTGCGGAGAGAGGGTCCATGCGTCGTATCCAGGTCGTGGCAACCGGCGGCACCATCGCGAGCCGTTCCGGGGCGGAGGGCCGTCGGGCGACCGTGCTCGCGGAAGAACTGGTCGCGTCGGTCGGCCCGCTGCCGGAGGGCGCGGAGGTGAGCACACGCGACGTGGTCACCCGGGGCAGCTACGCCTTCGACACCGCCGACCTGCTGGCGCTGGCCCGCGAGGTGCGCGGCACGCTGCGCGACGGGGCCGACGGGGTGGTGATGACGCACGGCACCGACACCATGGAGGAGACCGCCTTCCTGCTCGACCTGGCGTTCGACGACCCGCGGCCGATCGTGCTGACCGGAGCGCAGCGCCCGTTCGACGACCGTGCCGCCGACGGTCCGGGCAACCTGGGTGACGCCCTCGCCGTGGCCGCCGACGACGCCGCCCGCGGGCACGGCACGCTGCTGGTCTTCGACGGCTTCGCCTTCCCCGCCCGCGGGGTGCGCAAGAGCGACACCATGTCGGCGCACGCCTTCACGGCGCCCGGCCGCGGTCCCGCGCTGCGCGTGGCGGGCCGGCGGGTGGTCCCGCTGTGGCAGCCCGCGCCCAGCCCGCGGCTGCCCCTCGACCTCGACCTGCCCCGGCTGCCCCGGGTGGACGTGGTGCCGGCCTACCCCGGGGCGGACGGGCTGTTCGTCCGGGCGAGCCTGGCCGCGGGCGCGGCGGGCGTCGTGGTGGCGGCAGTCGGCGCGGGCAACGCCGGACCGGAGCTGGTGGAGGCGGTCGCCGAGGCCGTGGCGGCGGGCCACCCGGTGCTCATCTGCTCACGGGTGCACTCGGGCCCGGTCGAACCCCTCTACGCGGGCGGCGGAGCCGAACTGCAACGGGTCGGCGCGATCTTCGCCGGTGATCTCAGCCCCTGGCAGGCCCGGCTGTTGCTGGCCGCCGCGAGCACGGTACCCGGAAGGTCGCCGGCCGCGGTCGTCCGCGCCTGGCTCGCCGGACGGGACCCGTCGTCCGACACCGGCTCCTGACCGCTTCCCGACCGCCTGACTTCCCGGCTCCGCGACCCGTCCCGACTTCCTGACCCATCCCCGACCCCAACCCGCCCCCGTCCCTGACCCGCCCACTTCCCGTCCCCGACCCCAACCCGCCCCCGTCCCTGACCCGCCCACTTCCCGTCCCCGACCCGCCCCCGTCCCCGACCCCTT of the Streptomyces sp. NBC_01788 genome contains:
- a CDS encoding asparaginase, translating into MRRIQVVATGGTIASRSGAEGRRATVLAEELVASVGPLPEGAEVSTRDVVTRGSYAFDTADLLALAREVRGTLRDGADGVVMTHGTDTMEETAFLLDLAFDDPRPIVLTGAQRPFDDRAADGPGNLGDALAVAADDAARGHGTLLVFDGFAFPARGVRKSDTMSAHAFTAPGRGPALRVAGRRVVPLWQPAPSPRLPLDLDLPRLPRVDVVPAYPGADGLFVRASLAAGAAGVVVAAVGAGNAGPELVEAVAEAVAAGHPVLICSRVHSGPVEPLYAGGGAELQRVGAIFAGDLSPWQARLLLAAASTVPGRSPAAVVRAWLAGRDPSSDTGS